TCTTTCTGAGCTGCATTGGCTGCAATCACAAAACTCGCTCATTCAGTGTGTTCAGAATTATAAGTGGTGATAATTCCTGAGTTCTGGGTCCATTTGGCTGTTGAAAGCATAAGGAAGAAATAGCGCTCTCAAATGCTTATCAGTGGATGTTTCGAGCGGTCGCTCTGTTTTCTTTAGAATATCTTGGTGCTGCTGTTTCTGGATTTCAAAACTGAATTTTTGTACAGCTTTTTCTTGGATATTCAATATCAGGCTTTTACTGATCAGTAGTttgtaaaaaactgaaaaaaaaaatatttcattgtcaTTACTTTTCACGTTGTGATTAATGGGGACTTGGTGGTTTTGTGGCTATTGTAGTTCCGTGTTTTATACTGCAGCATTTGTAAACATTTTTGCTTAACTGTAATACACATATGAAAGATTCAGTGGCTGATCTCACGCTTCTGCATTAGTTTTCCCTTCGGACCTCTCAATTTCATTACTAATTTGAGAAGTTGATTTATGCTTTATCAGAATCATTATAGAAATTATCTTCCAGTTTTTATTCAAGAAGTAGCAACTAATTCAATCTCCAGTTAGTTGTCTTCATGAAACTTTAGGTGCTATTTTTTTCTGACAATTGTCAGGTTGACTGTTACTACTCATTCAGTAAATCAAGAAACCATGTATCAAACGCTTAGTGATTGTACATAGATTAAGAAAGTTGAAGGAGTGTTCTTTCTGTCATACTGTAAGACGTCTTTGTTAACATTAAAAGTTCAAAGGAAGTAAATAGTGTCATAGCTAGAACGTGTTGCCAATAGTCGTATCTTAGGCATAAGAGAGGTGATTTAATTGAACCAAGTAGCAAGTAAATGAGTTAAGAAAACCAAAACCAAATAGCATATGCATACCTTACCGAAAAAAGTACGGGAAAATTAGATTGATAAAAGATTAGTTGAGAAGAGATGAAGGTAGTTTAATATCTCAGTCAGTTTGGTTAGGGAGTGAGTTTTCGTGATGAGCCAGCCACCAGCCCCACCACCACGTCGGCATGTTCCGAAGCCGTTCCGTCGTCAGAACAGCTTTGCTGGTTTTCCAAGTACGGCACTtacaattttcaataataataacaacaattttaacattaataacaataatgatggaaGAAGCTCTAGTAAAGTTGCTAACACAGTTCCAGTATCGACTACAGTAGGTAGTTCATCAGTGGGTGCAAATCCTACAACAAGTGCACAAGTTGTAGCTGGTCCTGCTGCTCCTCCTGTATATCAGCCTCCCCCAGCTGGAAGCAGACCTCCTACTGGATTTTATTCTTTACCAAGGCACAACAGGCCTGGACATTTAAGTCGAACACTTGGAGTAGGGTTTCACCTTCTTTCCAGGGCTCCATCATCAGGTATAAATCCTGGTCCAAGTGCAGCAGAGCAATTAGGAATAAATGCTCCTTCACTTCCTAAAGCTCATCGTAGAAATCTAAGTGAGGGAAACACTGGAGAAAGTTCTAAAGTACTACAAATAAGTTTAGGTTCTTTACCAAGGAATAAAAGCTCCTCTAAAGAATCATCGCCTATTGTTTCAGGTGAACCAAAGTTAAAATCTTCAGGAAGTAAAAAAGGTGGTAAGGATGGAGACAGTAAATCTCGAAGGAGAGATCCTGATTATCAGTCCCTTCCTAGGCGCTCACAAAAAGATCTTCCAAGTAAGAGATCTCCTAAAGAGAGCGAAAGTAAGAGTCAGTCTTCATCCAAAAAGTATGATATTGAACCAAAATACAAATCTCTGCCAAGACGACACGATGGAGAGGCTAAATACCAATTAGCTAACACTAAACATGAAACAGATCCTAAATATCAGTCACTACCACGGAGGCACACTGGTTGTGGTAAATGTCCAACATTCCCCAGAAAACGTAATGATGACTCCAGTAATGTAACTCGCACAGAAAAGAAACCAGAAGTCATTCCAGTTCCTCAACTACCCTCATCACCAAAAAGGCAAGATGGAGACACTAGCCATCCGCCATCCTCTCCAAAAAAACGAACCAGTGATCGTAATGTTCTCTCATCTCCAAAGAAAAGAGAAGTGGGACAGTCCCCACCTAAAGCCTTTGAAAAGCCATTGGTTCCCCATTTGTCTTCTTCTCCTAAACGGCGCCATTCAGAATCAAAATATCAGTCTCTGGTTCTCAAACAGTATGATATTGACCCTAAATATCAAGAGCTACCTTTAAAGAAACCTGAGGTAGATCCAAAGTATCAAACAGTACCGCAAAAGAGACATGACCATGAAAGCAAATATCAGTCAATTCCACTTAATCAGTCAATTCCACTTAAGCAGTATGGTGCCGATTTGAAATATCAGGCAGTCCCACAGAGACGATATGAATTATTTGATCCTAAATATCATGCTGTTCCTACACAAAGGTATTTTGTTGACTCAAAATATCAGACTGTTCCTCAAAAGCGCCATGATCCGGAGCCAAGGTATCATTCTGTTCCAACCAGTGTACCAGACACAAACATGAAATATCAGCCTATACCTGCACCAAGATATGACATAACTCCTCAGTATCGAACAATACCACCTCGGAGGCATGAATCAGACACTAGGTATCAACCTCCTCAACCGCCAAAGACTGATAATTATCCCAAATTTCAACCGGTGCCTTTAAAGAGAAATGGTGAACCTAATTACCATCAGTTTACATCAAGAGCTCAGGAGCCGGACCCAAAATATCAACAGTTACCTCCAAAACGAATAGAACCTGATCCCAAATTTCATCATTATCCACAGAGGCCCAATGGCGAGCCAAATTATGCATCTGTACCTGCAAGACCCCATGAAATAGATCCAAAACGGCAGCATCCGCATCCACATCCTCACCCTCACCCTCACCCTCACCCTCATCCTCACACTCACCCTCACCAACATCCAAATCAACAACaaccccatcaacaacaaccccaTCAACAGCAACCCCATCAACAGCAACCCCATCAACAACATCCCCATCAACAACACCCTCATCACCAACACCCTCATCAGCAACATCCACATCAACAACATCCACATCAGCAACATCAGCATCCGCATCAACATCCACATCCACATCCTCATCAGCATCCACATGCAATTCCTCACGTTCACGCTCATCCTCATGTTCATACTCATTCACATGGCCCTCCCGAGTATGAGGCAAAATATCAACAGCTACCTCCAAGACCAGACATTGAACCAAAATATCAGCAGATACTTCAACGTCCTGATATAGAGCCGAACTTCCAGCATCTCCCAAGGAGACCAGACATTGAACCGAGTTATCAACCCTTACCAAGGAGGAATGATGTTGAACCAGCATATCAGATTCTTTCCGGAAGACCAGATATTGAGCCTAAGTACCAACAACTGCCAAGACGACCAGACATTGAGCCCAATTTACCGAAGATGCCTCCTCTTAGATCAGACATTGAATTGAAGCCCCACTATACACCACCCAAACCTGATATTGAACCTAAATATCAACATATTCCTTTAAGAAAACCAGATGGTGAGCCTAAGTATCAGCAGTTACCACCAAGAAAGGTAGAAGGAGAGTCTAAATATGATCCTAAATATCAACCACTGCCTCAAAGAAGGCCAGATGGTGAACCAAGTTATCAACCACTTTTACCCAGAAAACCTGACATCGAACCTAAATATCAACAACTCCCTGCATATAGACCCAATGGTGATCCTAAATATCCTCAGTTTCCACTAAGAATGCAAGAAGAATCAAAATATTCTCAGCTGGCACCGAGGGACTTTGATCCTAAGTATCAACAACTCCCAACAAGAAGAGTTGAAGGGGAGGCAAAAAGTCAACCTCTTCCTTTAAGAAGACCAGATGATGAAACAAAATacccacagcttcctccaagaaaCGATTTTGATCCAAAATATCAACAACTGCCTCCTAGACGACCTGAGGGAGACCCTAGATATCACCAGCTCCCTCCTTTAAGACTGGAGGGTGAACATAAATGTCAACATATCTTGCAAAAAACTGGAGGTTATGATCCTAAATTCAAACAGCCACTGCCTCAGAGAGTTGACCCCGAACCTAAAATTCAACATCTTCCTCCTAGAAATGAATTTGATCCAAAGTATCAAGAATTGCCTCTTCGGAAGCCAGATGGACAAGGCACATATCAGCAGATTCCTCCAAAGAGGCATGAGTATGAATTCCAGCCTATAATGACTGTCAGGCCTGATGATGAACATAAACATCTTCTTCTGTCAACAGTTGGATTTGATTATGAATTTGAACCAATTCCAATTATAAAGCCTAATTATGACTTGTCCTATCCCTCCAGAAAACCAGACGGGGATAGTCATCCTAAACCTCCTGTATCTTCAAGTGGTCAAAATCATTCAGCTCAAGTGAAAGATCAGCAGATAACTTCTAAATCCCAAGTAAATGCTGCATTATTACAGGCAATCAAGGCTCCAACACCACCTGAAGAAGAAGAGCTCTATCAGCCAATACCCTCACAACCTATTACACTCTATCAACCAATTCCCTCACAGCCTATTCCTCCTAATCCTGTAACTGTAGTATCACAGCCAGATGTACCACCATCTGTCCCAGTGACAACATCATCAGTATCGATGCCTTTGCATGTGAGTGTCCAATCAAAACCACTTGGGAGTGTACCATTGTATGAAACGCTCTCCCCTAAAACACAAGATGACATGCCTGTGTATGAAACAATACCTCCTAAGGTACAAACAACTCTTCCTTTATATGAATCTCTTGTTCCCAAAGCTCCAAGTAATACTCCTCTTTATGAGACTCTCACTCCGAAGCCTTTAAATATCGAACCACAACCTGCAGTACTCAAAACTCCTGATTCTGATGTATCAACTGCTGTAAGTGAACCCCATTATCATTCTTTAGCACCCAAAATCAATGAACCTGAACCTCAGTATCAGTCATCACCAGATGCAAGAGAGGAGGATCcagtctatcaagcagttacaCCACAGATGATTCAAGATGTTAAAGAAAATTATCGTTTACTACAGCAACGGAAAGCGGTACAAGAAGCAAAAGCTTTAGCTGCTCTGACAGAGCCTAAAAGGATAAAAGGCGATAAGTATCATTCGCCAACAAAAAGGACATTTAGAGAGCGTGATAGTGAGTTGAAACATTCTCCAACTTGTAGAACTTTCCGAGAACGAGACAGTGAATCAAAACGTTCACCAACCTACAGAACATTTCGAGAACGTGAGGAAGCAAAAAATTCCCCAACCTGTCGAACTTTTAGAGATAGAGATGATGAAGTTAAGCATTCACCAACAAAACGGACATTTAGGGAGAGAGATGGGGATTCTAAACATTCACCTACATGCCGAACCTTTAGAGAGAAAGATCTTGAAGTTAAGCATTCTCCAACAAAGAGGTTATTCAAGGAAAGAGATGGTGATTCAAAGCACCAAAATTTCCCAAAGAAACCGCCTAAAAGTGAGCCTAAATATCAGCCGTTACCAAAGAGaagagagaaggaagctgagagtaaATATCAATCATCATCTCAACGAAGCTTAGCAAGTCGTAGGGATACTGCGCCGCCCCCAAATTTTAGATGGCCtccagctgatgataatgatggaaTTTATTCTAGTCTTGAATACCCAAGTGAAGGCCGTAGTGATGGACCTAGTGAAGATGAAATATATTCAAGTTTGGGTACTACAGACGATCCAGTATACCAAAGTGTTGGCGAATCATCCTATTCACGTCCTCAGCCCCCTCTACCAGCCCCCTCAAGGTACAGGCGACGAGTTGATGATCCCCCTCCACCATTACCACCTCCAAGACTAACAACAGGACCTGTGGGACCACATAACCCATTAGTTTCTCCAAGTTCCGGTGTAGCACCACCTGTTCTTGGACCGTGTGGTCCAAGGCCACCTGTACCTGGGCAACGAGATCCTTACCCTGTAGGAAGTAGTACAAGCCCAAGTCCAGAAAATCTTCTTATGCAATCGGCTCCACCTTGGCCACATCGTCAGAACCAGTTCCCAGATAACGATGAAGTGTATTCTTCCATCCCATCTTTCTTAAGCTCGTCACCAGAAGTACCTCCTGCTACATTGCCTCGTGCTGCACAAACTGGACGTGTTGCTCCCTCTGCCTCTTGGAACTCCCTTGGATCTTCTAGTAGGTCCTCCTGGGACTCCTTAGGATCTTCGGTGAGATCTGATGGTACCAGTAATGCTCGTCAGCGACGGCGTCGAGCGCGATCAGACCCTCGTATGGATGCTGGGGTCTTGCACCGCTTGGCCTTCACCGTATGGCACACCGCCTTGCACATCGAAAAAGAGGTCAGAAGTGCCGGCTGACCCATCCATCTCACCCACAacaaccaccaccactaccaccaccagcACCTTTCGTGCCTGCATGACATGACCTGACCTGAACCCTGACCCTTGCCCTGCCTGGCGCCATTCCCGGTATGAGCATGTGTAATGACCCTGGTATGTTGTTGGAGTCTGGCCTGTTTAAGCGATGTGCCCTTGGTGCCCAACACAGCATAGGACTCAACAATGGTCTGCCATTTTCAGTGGCGTCTACCTCATTAGTGATGAACCACATCACCATTCATGTTTTTCAGTTTGTATCTTATTTCActcacaatacaatatatatatatatatatatatatatatatatatatatatatatatatatatatatatatatatatatatatatatatatatatatatatatatatgtatatatatatgaatatatacacacacacatacatatatatatatatatatatatatatatatatatatatatatatatatatatatatatatgtatatatgtatatatatatatatatatatatatatatatatatatatatatatatatatatatatacgtgcgcacgtacatacccacatacacacacacacacatatatatatatatatatatacatacatatatatatatatatatatatatatatatatatatatatatatatatatactgtttttattacACTTTTAACGTAGTGTTGGTTGCACGCTTTGATGCTTTTGGCTGTAGATTGCAAGTGAAATAGATACCTGTAGTGTAAAATGAAAACTTTGGTTTTATTACACGTTGTTAATGTACTATATGAAATTTCCTTTACTTTTTCGTTTTGCATGAGAATCCAATGTGATTCTAGTATGAATAGTGCTCATAATCCATCTCCCACAAATTGATCCTTAGTTCTTTAAAGACAAGACAGCTGCCCGGCTGGAACGTAATGCATTTTTATTCTCTGTTAAAAAAGTTAAGCATATTCTtggaatttgtattattatttttgtagttatttATGTATAGATAGGTTTCTATACAGTATTATGtaagcataaagagagagagagagagagagagagagagagagagagagagagagagagagagagagagagagagagagagagagagagagaattatgccaCCTTTTTTGTATAGTGAAATTTTGAGCCCCAAATCAATATCTGGAGAGTAATCGCAGTTaggataataaaatttatttttatttatatttctcattCATGTGTTAGGAGAGAACAACTTCCTGGTTTCTCACTTGTGTGGCtcaatttatttgtattttgttgTGCGGTGAAAAGCCTTCTCACATAGAAGACGTTGGCTCAAGAGAGAACTAGACTATTCAATAATGAATGAAACCGTGTTCATGAAGTTTCAAGTGTTTCTTATTCATAGTAGTCACGTCCATCTCATCAACAGACTCTACTTATCCTGGGCTCCCTCATTGTTGTCTTGCTTGAACTTTCGTGTTTGCTGTGTAGCCTACCAAGATGCTTCTCTTCCTTGTATTCAGCTGCTCCTGGAAATAACCATTTCTTGATTTTCTTCTCTCACACAATGAATGTGATTATATCAATTCCAGATTGTTTTTTGTTCGTACTCAAACATTAGTAACAGACAATAGTTCATCTTTTTATGTAAGCTGAAATGTtttcacatgatatatatatatatatatatatatatatatatatatatatatatatatatatatatatatatatatatatatatatatatatatatatataatgtctactcTTTCCAGACTCAAGTTTCATGTAGAAAGTTCAGTTCAACAGCCGTACATTGTATTAATTTCATTCAGTATTTCATCATCCTTATCAACCATCCTAACACCATTGTGGTATAAAATTcagtttttttcaaaatatttcagtgaatatatttatgtgccaccttaTCCCGTCACTAGTTGACTTTTTACAAATAGCTATTTGATTACTTAAGCATTTTCATCTATAGTATGTTTATTTCTGGTCAGGGGAATAAATTCTGTCATGTTTCCTTTACCAAAATGAATTTCATGGCTTACATTCATCGACGGCAGATTTTTGCAACCAATCAATTTGCACCAGTACCTTCAAATCTTGTATCAGTCACTTTTATTCATTTTCCGAAAACAAGAAGCATTATCCATCCGAATACCATGTACATATTTTGAGAAAACGTCTAGAAATACCATTCTCTCCTTGTTTTGTAAGTGTACTTTATTCGGTAAGCCATCTGCATGGTTCTACTCCTATGTAGAATATTGTATCCCTCACAATAACTTTATTGTTTACAGCAATCGAAAAATATTTCATTAGTTTGTAAGTTCTTCTGCACCTCTTGCACCTGCTTTCTCTCCGTTGGAAGTTTCCCTTTGCCTTCCGGCTTTTCCCATTTACATTTCATTTCCATGATATTCGTTTAATATACTGTTCCTGTTTAGAAGAGTGCATTGTTAACGAACGTATTTAAATGTGACCTCTTTTGAAATATACATTCTAATGATCTAATCTCTAAGAATATGcctatttataaagaaatatgcCACCAAATCATTTTGCAATTGGTTTTCTAGGTTATAGCCGTAAGAAAATCTACATTGCCAAACAGAAGCCTTTAGCTTTATTGTAAGAAATGTTTTCTACTTTGTGGGTGCAGAAGATACTGTTTGTTATATGGCAAGAAATAGCTGGGTGGGGACGTTAGAGTATTTCAAAACGTTCTTTGTGGAAGGAAAAAGGTGCAAACATTTAATGGAATCAAGAATCTTTTATTACTCTATGCAGGTAAGGTTACAAGATCTGAAATATAAGAGCGTGAATAGTAGCTGTGAAATGAGCCACgttgaatatctattttttttaatcaaataaaccGTTGGAGGGGGCAAAGAACGGAAGACtgtatagaaattataatttttggtGTAGTAAAGGACGCTGCAAATGTGAAAAATCTATCATCTTTAATattatagttcaccaaactttcagctgggctccacaaggaactagaagagttggaaaaccctggcctacatggctgaggactatgaagcgtgaagtaggagatgatgaatggcgaggtattgatttaaaggtgcaaaatagagacaactggcgaaatctaaccgaggccctttgcgtcaataggcttaggagatgatatatatatatatatatatatatatatatatatatatatatatatatatgtataaatatatatatatatatatatatatatatatatatatatactgtatatatatatatataaatatatatatatatatatatatacagtatatatatatatatatatatatatatatatatatatatatatatatatatatatatatatataaaccgggtCAAATGGGATGGTGCCTGTAATGTATATCGGAAGGGTAAAGGAATCTATGGCCTACATAGTCGAATGGAATTTATGGTCATTCTAATATTAGCACTTAGATAAGGGTGTTAATACAATACTATTAGTCATTGGAATAAAAGGTGTCAAACCATTTAAGCAATTCGAATATTGCTCCCATAAACTAAAATGAAGGAGAACGAATAATACTTAATAGATAATGATTAATCTATACTTCATTGCTGTGTATATGTGAAGACATGCATGTTTAATGAATGTTCCCAGATTTACACGCTGTGCAAAGGGCCTTGACCCACTGAAAATTCATATTGAGAAGAAAATTtccgttttatatttattttatggatATCGAAAATTATTTGCTTCATCAACTAATGAAAGGACGCATTGATCTGTGAACACAAATCTATCACAAATATGTATGGAAATAGTTGCGGAGTAAAAAAAATTGAAGTAgttgaactagagagagagagagagagagagagagagagagagagagagagagagagagagagagagagagagattgtttaagaAAAGATAGGAAAAAGAGAGAGGAGGGTGTGAGAATAACAATAATGCCCAGTTTTTCCATacgtttttttcttaatttgtcagTTATATGGACATCTTTCATGTATCCATAATTATCTACTATTTGTTAACTGTCTTGAAGAAGTCGTCTAGTTTGGTTTGTATTTCTTCATTATTGAAATAAagtgaaaaatgcaaattttaCGTCTAAGCATCCCCTTGTTTTGCTTAAGGATGTAAGAAATTTGGTTATTACCTTAGATATTTTGTATTCCACTAGAGCTTAAAACATCCTTATGATTTTAGGGTATTTTGGAATCCGGGTATTTAAAGACAACTGCTATTTACGCCTAGATTCGATGCTACACAATTAGAAATTtgtgttgcctttttttttttggaaaaaaaaaataatgatacatcCTTTGCGAATATTCATCAAAATCATATTCATAAACATCTGTGACCCAATGTGTATAACTAATCCACATCTCACTATTAATGttattctattatgtatatatatatatatatatatatatatatatatatatatatatata
The nucleotide sequence above comes from Palaemon carinicauda isolate YSFRI2023 chromosome 2, ASM3689809v2, whole genome shotgun sequence. Encoded proteins:
- the by gene encoding uncharacterized protein by isoform X5, whose product is MSQPPAPPPRRHVPKPFRRQNSFAGFPSTALTIFNNNNNNFNINNNNDGRSSSKVANTVPVSTTVGSSSVGANPTTSAQVVAGPAAPPVYQPPPAGSRPPTGFYSLPRHNRPGHLSRTLGVGFHLLSRAPSSGINPGPSAAEQLGINAPSLPKAHRRNLSEGNTGESSKVLQISLGSLPRNKSSSKESSPIVSGEPKLKSSGSKKGGKDGDSKSRRRDPDYQSLPRRSQKDLPSKRSPKESESKSQSSSKKYDIEPKYKSLPRRHDGEAKYQLANTKHETDPKYQSLPRRHTGCGKCPTFPRKRNDDSSNVTRTEKKPEVIPVPQLPSSPKRQDGDTSHPPSSPKKRTSDRNVLSSPKKREVGQSPPKAFEKPLVPHLSSSPKRRHSESKYQSLVLKQYDIDPKYQELPLKKPEVDPKYQTVPQKRHDHESKYQSIPLNQSIPLKQYGADLKYQAVPQRRYELFDPKYHAVPTQRYFVDSKYQTVPQKRHDPEPRYHSVPTSVPDTNMKYQPIPAPRYDITPQYRTIPPRRHESDTRYQPPQPPKTDNYPKFQPVPLKRNGEPNYHQFTSRAQEPDPKYQQLPPKRIEPDPKFHHYPQRPNGEPNYASVPARPHEIDPKRQHPHPHPHPHPHPHPHPHTHPHQHPNQQQPHQQQPHQQQPHQQQPHQQHPHQQHPHHQHPHQQHPHQQHPHQQHQHPHQHPHPHPHQHPHAIPHVHAHPHVHTHSHGPPEYEAKYQQLPPRPDIEPKYQQILQRPDIEPNFQHLPRRPDIEPSYQPLPRRNDVEPAYQILSGRPDIEPKYQQLPRRPDIEPNLPKMPPLRSDIELKPHYTPPKPDIEPKYQHIPLRKPDGEPKYQQLPPRKVEGESKYDPKYQPLPQRRPDGEPSYQPLLPRKPDIEPKYQQLPAYRPNGDPKYPQFPLRMQEESKYSQLAPRDFDPKYQQLPTRRVEGEAKSQPLPLRRPDDETKYPQLPPRNDFDPKYQQLPPRRPEGDPRYHQLPPLRLEGEHKCQHILQKTGGYDPKFKQPLPQRVDPEPKIQHLPPRNEFDPKYQELPLRKPDGQGTYQQIPPKRHEYEFQPIMTVRPDDEHKHLLLSTVGFDYEFEPIPIIKPNYDLSYPSRKPDGDSHPKPPVSSSGQNHSAQVKDQQITSKSQVNAALLQAIKAPTPPEEEELYQPIPSQPITLYQPIPSQPIPPNPVTVVSQPDVPPSVPVTTSSVSMPLHVSVQSKPLGSVPLYETLSPKTQDDMPVYETIPPKVQTTLPLYESLVPKAPSNTPLYETLTPKPLNIEPQPAVLKTPDSDVSTAVSEPHYHSLAPKINEPEPQYQSSPDAREEDPVYQAVTPQMIQDVKENYRLLQQRKAVQEAKALAALTEPKRIKGDKYHSPTKRTFRERDSELKHSPTCRTFRERDSESKRSPTYRTFREREEAKNSPTCRTFRDRDDEVKHSPTKRTFRERDGDSKHSPTCRTFREKDLEVKHSPTKRLFKERDGDSKHQNFPKKPPKSEPKYQPLPKRREKEAESKYQSSSQRSLASRRDTAPPPNFRWPPADDNDGIYSSLEYPSEGRSDGPSEDEIYSSLGTTDDPVYQSVGESSYSRPQPPLPAPSRYRRRVDDPPPPLPPPRLTTGPVGPHNPLVSPSSGVAPPVLGPCGPRPPVPGQRDPYPVGSSTSPSPENLLMQSAPPWPHRQNQFPDNDEVYSSIPSFLSSSPEVPPATLPRAAQTGRVAPSASWNSLGSSSRSSWDSLGSSVRSDGTSNARQRRRRARSDPRMDAGVLHRLAFTVWHTALHIEKENNNEAPLTQRQPMISSRNTQSEARLNRVMAGSMGLGGSGGGANGGGPKMDVVYVTEKIISLAFPPNLDDATYTLHLREVAHMLSSKHGDNFKVFNLSQHGEISHFLPRVLELGWADHLAPALERLCSICKALDSWITQHPQHVAVLHARGGYEKLGVVIAAYMHYSNICASTDQALDRYAMKRFFDDKIGQLYHPSQKRYVQYFAGLLSGVIRINSSPLYLHTLTLYGIPHFEPTGGCHLFVKIYQGMTPIFTSGIYNLTETMRQVTIVFETVVQLRGDILLKAYSRRLLPASREVIFRVQFHTCAVSEKYLSFTRHDLDDACNDMRFPLDGSVELFFTHSPDERPQTVSNVSCDKSPCAIASWNSYENISLSYSQFEEQGVSGVSHTLGPLDGSLYATVTKKRPSQQQQQQQQQQQQQLHQQQHAPLPHSPVSPNAPSAALTPSPHGLVNGRYAASIDSGIASSNSAGAAPVSPPTSDTSRASGDSRGTAAAVAEGRVGGGVAPPLVDARQLDELLQGMLLDIQSIPDLRPCQTPAPDIDSIRCPDFNMAPKTESRPSVTGRTSLEMITTTTTIPQYVPPPPPLSPVNGYSGSTTHDSLLDSSLSTTAEDLPYHARTDSKPFSYGAVTSSPLLSRHRTTSEPAEVIHPPASPSIHRRNSRETLGQHRAGLESPSLVRRMSGSIGGSPEERGTSATTRRSPSPSPSPEPGSRGGTLHRQRSHTLTSRIMAGEGTPTSTLTRSEHTRSASRLDDSLDFSFDPHSRSFSSSGSNNLSWLQMQQRKLAERREAKVRAERGPQEARMLSELRTRMNQQQRTTTPSSRDEDGYVSDTTLLSETSRESSPVKTLAPLTINTGVTSSSTMPQKPPIGHSTPARGNSAPSSPILPTRSASRERTVRYNPPPSNQRSLPRKHSDTSHDRERPFVAVKRAHENAKPSEPGSRDDSAWQSDTESSFGGTRPITPGFPPATPTTPYLNQGLPPKSPTMQRRAHLGLSSLSSRPTIKKSASLPSKEMGVRSPSPATSQTLRQELNGHSSPAPSLYHGQSRRSSLTSLNESSEVISSHPKFVKDISKFWYKPAITRDEAISMLKDKAPGTFVVRDSNSFPGAFGLALKVSTPPPNVTSKSSDPASELVRHFLIEPTSRGVRLKGCANEPVFGSLSALVYQHSITALALPCRLMLPEKDPAGVADTVDSGVNSSSSGSSTTQLLMQGAACNVLYLHTADTESLTGPQAVKRAVSVMLAAKVTPTVVHFKVSAQGITLTDNERKLFFRRHYPVHTISHCGLDPDDRRWPHKNEEGAPLGSLRVFGFVAKKGASRTENQCHILAELEPEQPATAICNFVTKVMMTSVSRPNLV